The Rattus rattus isolate New Zealand chromosome 8, Rrattus_CSIRO_v1, whole genome shotgun sequence genome contains the following window.
GAAGCTAAATTAGATTATTACAGAATTCCATTGTGCTCTGGGAtgtcactttctgtctctcaaatATATACCACTGTGATTATTATTGAAAAATCGTGAAGAAAAGGTGAAACACCATCACTAACTAGAGAGTAAAGGTGGATGGACAGACTGATACACACATGCAACCCTGACatcattccttttccttctgaagCTTCTCTGACAAGGCCCAAGTCCCTGCTGGTCTCTTCTCCATCTACCAAGTTGCTGACATTGGAGGAAGCCCAGGCAAGAACTCAGGCTCAGGTCAATTCTCCTATTGTGACCGAAAATAAGTACATCGAAGTAGGAGAAGGGCCTGCTGCACTTCAAGGGAAGTTTCACACCATCATTGAGTTCCCACTTGAAAGGTAACATACACTAAGTCCCGTTTTAAAATAGGCTTTCATGGCTATAAATGGATTGCattaaaatttactattttattaaaattgggGCAGTCGTAGAAAAAATGCTGAATCAAATATAGACATGGAACCCTTTTAAGGACCAACAAAAATTATTCTCACAAAACTTTATAACAGTGTAATTTTAGGAAGTAAGTTGTACAAGGACGATTGCTAATATAAATGATACACGTTCATTGCATGGGGCTGGcttttctctttgagaaaatttagaaataagtGGTGCTGAAATAGCTTATTCAGAAAGTAGTGAATGCTTAGTGACTTCTGACACTGGTTCCTGACCAGCAGCAGAGTCACCGGTGACTGTGAGACATGCAGACCCTCCCGCCCCAGCCCAGGCCCACTGGTCAGGAGCTGGAGCCTCCCTCCTGTGTAGTTCTGATGAGTGCAGAAGTTGTCCTGCAGCCCAGAGAAGCCGTGAGCGTGACCCACACACGCCTGCACGAGGCTTCTGTCTCACTATGCAGTGTTTGGTTGTCACTGGGTTTCAGGGACTTAAGCAATATGAAGAACGCTGCAGCGTGTCCTGCGGTGTCCCTCCGAGCTCCTACCCTCACCGCTTCTCTGGGGAAATACAGGGTGTGACTCCCTTACTAGGTCTGCAGAAAGACAAGTTAGTTTAGCTGTTTCTGCTGCCCTCTGGCTGTGCTCATAAACGCAAGGGTCTTGTTTCCCTAGAAGATGCCACACTAATAAAACCTCAGGAGTTTCCTTTTTTCACTTTTGGGTGTTcctctatcttctttttctttctgtggctaGAAAGCCAGAAGTTAGTACATGTCATTCCTTTCCATTTCCGAGTTGATCCTCAGCTCCTTGCTTTTGTATTTTAGCCCCCGTTTTACTAAAAACAGATGGCTTTAAGTAGAGATTCAAAACGTAGACATTAGGGTGTAGGCAGGCTCGGGTTCCGCGGAATCCTCATTTCCTTGCTTCCACAGTTACTAAGGACATTAGTTGAACTTCTCAGGTCTTCATTCCGTCAGCCTCCCATGCGGTCATCTAAGGACATTAATGACATTCTAACTGTGTTGGCGCACATGCTGACTCTTCGCCTCCTTCTGTCCTTACCTCCCCTCGCCTCAGTTTTTCCATTCTGTCTTGTCTATGGAGGCTCATTATCAACATCTCTGCACCCTTTTCTCAGCCTGAGGAGCGTGTGGCCTTGAAGCTGCAGCTCACGTTGCTCGCACATTAGCTTCCGTGCCTTGCAGAACCGCACTGCACCGTGCACGGCATGGAAGGAGAAGGTTTGCCTGCCGCCCCCCTGTGCCTCTCCAGCCTGTTCCTTCCTTTCTACAGTTTGTTCATTTCCCGTTCTGTAGGAAAAGACAGAGCCTTGGTTATATTAGTACTGATAAACGGCCTTTTTGTTTCATAGGAAGAGGCCTCAGAATAAGATGAAGAAATCTCCGGTTGGCAGCTGGCGCTCCTTTTTCAATCTGGGGAAGTCCTCTTCTGTCTCCAAACGCAAACTGCAGCGTAACGAGAGCGAGCCCTCAGAGATGAAAGCCATGGCTCTGAAAGGTGAGCGCCGAGCCGCCCTGTCCTGGGTAGCAGACACCTGGGGGTTCAACACCCTCCACTGTCCTGTGTGATCATGATACAGCTCGCGGTAAAACGTGCGTAGTTGTGTGGCCCAGGCGGGTTGTCTGCATGTGTGATTGCCGCCAGCTCCCTAAAGATAGTATCAGTTACGTAGAGAAGAACTCAGAGCTGAAGAAAACTGTAtagatgtcacacacacacacacacacacacacacacacacacacacacacacacacacacagtgcatttgTGTCATTGCTTGTGTAACATAATTTGTACAGTGCTGGTAATAAGCAAATACCACTGTTACGTACTTGTTTTGATCTTTAGTTTTACACACTTAGAACTGACAAGTCTGTATTTCACCATACTTTTCAAGTTTATAACTATTTCACCAGTGAAATTCTCCTGCATGACTCACTGATGGAGTACTGTGTTCTATCAGACAGATCATTATGGTTGAGAAAAGTaccttttaaagtaattttaaaaacttgtgcTTTGATACAAACATCTTCTTGATCTAGAAAAACTAGTGGCGCTTTTCCTTAGGTACCCTTAGAAGTCATGCTCAGCTCATCCCCATCATTCCGTTTGCAATCATGTATTACCCACACGTTAGATATTTTGATTTGTTGGCTCTGCAGAAAGAAAATTACGGTAGTGCCCTGCCTTCAGAGTCTAACCAGAGAGCCATCTGTATGAGAAAATGACGTCAAGTATGTATTACAGCAGAAGTAGAATTCTGTGTCCAGAATCTATGGCTGGCATTGTTAGTTTGTCTGGGAGTAGGGTGATGATCAGGACTACTAACTGTATTTCTAAGAATTAatactgtatgtgtatggatgtcttgcgtatatttgtgtgtgtgcactccatgtgcctggtgctcatggaggtcagaagagagccgtggattccctggaactgaagttacagtggctgtgagctgccggccatgtgggtgctgggaatcaaacccaggacctctgaagagcaacggtgctcttaaccactcaccaagctctccagccccaggaaagagAACTTTCAGCTTGGGAGTTGAAGAAGGTTCGGTTCACCTGATGTCTAAGGGGACCCAAAGACCTATTTCAGGAAATGGCAGCAGGGCAGGAAGAGGGGCAGGTTGGAGAAAAGAGATTTCTTAAAGGACTTTATGAGAAATTGTTGTaaagagaggaaagcaggaagagacagtTAGGAAGATCGCAGAGAGCATGAGAGACGGAGCTCAAAGTATCTGCAGTATGGAGTGCCTGCCACCAGCAGGTCAGAAAGACATAGGAGTTCAGCAGGTAAGGTATACAGTAAAAATAACTGCTATTCCTGGGGCTGCTGTTACTAATTACTACGCATTGAGACTGGAGCATGTATGGAAACAGTCTGACAGCTGTCACCTCACCTGCGGTCTCTTGAAGTTCTCAGGGGGATGCCCTCCTGTCTCGTCTGTCCCCTTTGGCTCCCAGCATCTCTGCCTTTAGGTAGCACCGTGCCAGCCTCTACCTGCGCCTTCATGGGGCCgccttctctgtttccctttgtcttttcttttcacaaaGGCACCATCACTGAAGAGAGGGGCCACTGTAAGATATCGTCAGAGGGACTGgaagggtggctcagtggctgtAAACTCTCCTAAAGGACTGAGTTCACTTCCTATCACCTGGAACTCAAACTCCAAGGGATCCAttaccctctctggcctcctagGTCAATGGCACACACGTGGAATACACTCACAAGCACAACACATCCAcacgaataaaaataaaatcgGTAAAGACATCCCCCAAGGTTACCAAGTTGGTCTTCGGGAGAGGAATCTTTTGTTCACCTTTGTGCTCAAGTTTGTAGGCTTTGGGAagaagtttgctttttttttccacgtgggAAACAGAATAATGAATGCAGTGTATTACATAACAGGGTAAGCTGAGTATGACTGCAGAGTGCACGGCTAGTCACACCTGGAGATACAGATGTTGCTCGGAAAAACCCCCAACCCTTTAACTGCACAGTCCTTGGTAATGGCAGGTTTTACTCTGTTTGCTTTCACTATTTAGGTGGCAGAGCAGAAGGAACCCTCCGCTCAGCTAAAAGTGAGGAGTCTCTTACTTCTCTCCATGCAGTTGATGGTAAGACTGAAGCACCCTGGGGTGGGTTGCATAAAAGCACATGTATGCAGCAGTTTTATGAGTATGCACTTAGCAAGAAGACGATGAAATACCACTTCCAGGACTAGTGGCATTGAGTACGGTTCAGTTAAAACTCGTGGATACTTTAATATGGTGTGGTATTCTGGCACGAACGCTGTTTATGTAAAATGGCTGAAATGtttgaaatgaaagcaaacatttaTATTTGTCAATGCTTCAAAGTGGGTGTCACTGTTTCCTTTAGATTTGGAGACAGGAGCGGCGGCTTGGAGACTCACTTGTTAATTGATGGTGGGTGGTCTTCGTGGGTCATTAGTTGTTAGAGCTGAGAACTTAGAGTGAGTCTGCCTGCAAAGGGGACCAACATCTCCTGGCAGACACTGGAGGGAGGTGTGGTTACAGCATAAATTACAATTCAGAAGCCAACCTTCTGAAAGCAAGTGTTGTGCTAAGCTGTGCCACTGGGATTAGCTTGAAAAGCGAAAAACCTGTTCTCGGGGAAAAGAAAGTGGAAGTATTTTAAGTGTGTGAATAGAGTGCTTTCTTAATGTgtgtaaatactttttaattaggAAGAAATACTGTTTCTTCTTAAGGATATTTCTCCATAATAAACAACCGTTTGTTACTGTTTGATACTGAAAGTGCTATTTTCAGTGATAATTTCTACCATGCAAGTCAAACATGAGGCCAGTGATAAAATAAGACACAAAGAAAGGGGAAAGCTGGCCCAGATCAGACCAAGTGTCAGTGTTGAAGTCATAATCCAAGAGTCCCCTGCCATTTTCTTACCTGGGGTGTGTATCAGCTGTCGTGCACGTGCTTGTTAATTGTGTTCTATTTAGACCTTCTCTTACCACAAGTGTAACTGACATTTGTACACCCAGACGCAGTTCGTGGGAAGAAAAGTTAAGGTTGCAATTGTCTTACCCTGTGCGCTATTACTACTGTACTAGGTAGGTGGCTGCTGTGGTGCTGTGTCCCGGGAGATTCACGCCCTGACATTGTTGTCCGTTTTCACTAGGTGATTCCAAGCTGTTCAGACCCAGAAGACCCAGGTCCAGCAGTGATgcactctctgcctccttcaatGGAGACGTGCTGGGGAACCGGTGCAATTCCTATGACAATCTGCCCCACGACaatgagagtgaggaggaagtaGGGCTGCTCCACATCCCAGCCCTCGTGTCTCCTCATTCCGCTGAGGATGTCGACTTGAGTCCACCAGACATTGGAGTGGCCAGTCTGGACTTCGATCCGATGTCATTTCAATGTAGTCCTCCGAAGGCTGAGTCCGAGTGTCTGGAGAGTGGTGCTTCCTTCCTGGATTCATTAGGGTTCACCAGGGATAAACTCGGTGCCAGCAAGAAGGATGTGGAAGCAGGTGGGAGCCAGTCGCAGACTCCAGGGAGCACCGCAAGTTCGGAACCCGTGTCCCCAGTCCAGGAGAAACTGAGTCCGTTTTTCACTCTGGACTTGAGCCCCACTGAGGACAAGTCTTGTAAGCCATCTTCATTTACAGAAAAGGTTGTTTATGCTTTCTCTCCGAAGATTGGACGGAAGCTAAGCAAATCTCCTTCCATGAACATATCTGAGCCCATTTCTGTGACTCTTCCACCTCGGGTGTCGGAAGTCATTGGTACCGTCTCCAACACTGTATCTCAGAATGCATCACCTCCATCTTGGGACAAAAGTGTGGAAGAAAGAGATGTCATAAATAGATCCCCCACCCAGCTAGGAAAGATGAAACCAGGtgagagagaggcacaggagAGATGTGAACCTGAAGCACAGCCCCAGGAGCAGGGGGCAGCTGAAGAGGTAGAGTTGCCAGGGACAGAGGAGCGGCCTGTCTCGAGCAGTCAGAGCAAGGCTGTGCCTTCTGGACAGAGTCAGACAGGTACCGTTCGTTCTCCTCCGTTCCTTCTCTAGTTAAACGGGGTCTTCCGTCCTGTGTGCCGTCTGTGCCTTTAGAGAGCCTTCCCAACAGCTAGGCTAGAGTCAAAGAGAATGTTTTTCTGAATGGTGCTGCGGGCTCAAAGCCCGAAACTAAAATGAGTCAAACAAAACTCCCCAAAGGGCCCGTGGTCCTGCTTCGAACCTTCACAGAGGACCCCTTAACTCTCTGGACAGTCAGAATTCATGGATAATTTTTGCACAACTGTGTAGCtcttgattctgttttctcttctaatgCATATTGTATTCTAGCCTTACAAGTTAACAAGCCAGCCTACACTGTCAGTGTAAAAGTATTATCACAGTCTAAGCGCTGGAAGCTTGTACTTTAAGTGGCCTTTTTCTAAGTCAGGTGGAGGCCTGCTTCCCCTCCACCCTTTGTAGCAGTTCAAGAGGACTTGCAACCTTTAAACACTGTTAGTTCCCTTTGAACCAGATGTGTTTTCAGCAGCATTTGCATGTGGGATAGAAGATCATGgattaccatttttaaatatggaagGCACCTGTTTTTAGTGATCACATGGGGAGTGTTTGGCTTTCCGTATAGGGTAACATAAGCTACCttttcattctaattttttttcccaatttcccaCTAGGAGCAGTTACCCATGACCCCCCTCAGGATCCCGTTCctgtcagttcagtctctctTATCCCACCACCACCGCCTCCGAAAAATGTGGCCCGAATGTTGGCACTAGCATTAGCTGAGTCTGCACAGCAAGCCTCAACGCAGACACTGAAGAGACCAGGGCCTTCCCAGGCTGGGTGCACTAGTTATGGAGACATGGCAGTCGCTACATCTGAAGAGAAACTGCCTAGTTCCTACTCTAGCGTTACTCTAGATAAAACCTATTTCCAAACGGACCGACCAGCAGAGCAGTTCCACCTGCAGATCAATGGACTCGGAAATTGTAACCAGCCTCTCCCAGAGACAGCAGCTATGGGAGgtcccacccaccccaacacaactgactctgGGGAGCAACTCCACCAAGTAGACTTAATAGGGAATTCGCTACATCGAAACCATTTATCTGGGGATCCAGAAAAGGCTAGAAGCACTTCAGCTCCCTTAACAGACTCAGAGAAGTCTGACGGTCATGGAAGTTTCCCTGAAGACCACGCTGGGAAGACCAGCGTGTCCACTGTCTCCTTTGTGGAGCAGGACCAGTCTCCACTTCATTTCTCCAGTGGAGACCAGCCCCTCTCTTATCTTGGTACCAGTATGGATAAACCCCACCATTCCTCAGAACTTacagaaaaatctcccatgcctTCTACTTTGCCTAGGGACAAAGCCCACCCTCTTTCTGGGTCCCCTGAAGAGAATACCAGCACAGCCACCATGGCATATATGATGACAACTCCACCAAGAGCCGAAACGAGCACCAGAGAGGCCAGCAGAGCCATGGCTGTACAGCCCACTGCTGCTGATTTTGTGGCTGCCACCCTTCAGCGAGCACACAGAACTAACcggcccctccccccacctccttcccagaGGCCTACAGAGCAGCCACCAGGTGTGGGGCAGGTACAAGAAGCACCAAGTATAGGAGTGAATAATTCCCACAAGGTAAGACCAAGAGGAAGTCGGTGACGTACTATATTATTCCCAAAGGTATTTTTGGTAGGATCTTTCAGTCAGATACGTTTCAGTCAGGTAGCAGGTTTCCATGAAATAGCTGCCATTTGAAGCTGAAGATCTTTGCCTGGCTATTGGCCTTGTGGTAAAGACATAGCAGCCCCTGGGGACTGCAGCTTAACCGTCCTTGCTGCTTTTCCTTCGGGAAGCACTGACAGGTCAGACCAAAGGGAACCCAGGGCTGCAGTAGTCAGTTTCCTTACCCGGTCCCTCACTGGTCACATGACAGGGTGAGTCATGTGACCACCCTGTGCAGACCCTTGATGTCTGTGTATTGAAAGTACTTCATTCTCCAGGGCTTTCAGAAGTATAAGGAGTGAGGATATCTTggagtttttgttatttttgtttttctactgtaACCAGCTGTGTTGCATAGTTAGAATGCCTGCTTTGGGAGGGAATGTTAGGTACAGAATGCCACAGTGTTTTCCTAATTCCTCCTTAATTAGATAAAAGCACCACAGGTTTTGTGCTAACCTTAACCAAAAGGAGCTGAATTCTGGGCCTTCCTAAAGGGCGTGGTACTTACTTCTCAGGGACAGTGTATTTAATCTGTGGGCCCACGAGCAGGATGGACAGAACGCAGAGGCAGGAGACCCCGACTTGCTGCCACCGCAGACAAGCCGCTGTGAAACTCCTCCCTGCGTTTGGAGGTTTAAAACTGCCTGCTGTGTGGAACCGCGTCACCCTGAAACTCCTGCCAGCTGATAAAATCAGTGGctttcattaaataaaatcttCTCGGTACTGACACCAATAGGCAGGATATTGACTTTTAGGTCCAGCGCGGTTTTCGGCTAATCCTGTAACTGGTTCTGCATGTTAAGATGCCATTGTAGGCAGCCTCTCCTCACATTTAAACCCTAGCATGAGATAGCAAACACTGCACACGACTCCACAGGTAATGGCGGACCTTTAGCCACACAGGTACTCTTTTTCCGGCCACGGATCAGGTTCAGTGTAACCGCAGAGCTCTGGCAAAGTTCAGGCTGTCACCCAAATAGCCAGGGTTTGCCCGTTATGAAAGCATTGGCACTGGGCTCCGAGGGGTGGGTGTTAAGCAGCAGACTGTTAACACCGCTGTCTTTCAGCAGGTCCAGGGagcagctccagctccagagaggCCACCTGAGCCTCGAGCCATGGCTGATCCTGCATCCATCTTTGTCAGTGATGGCAGTGCTGCTGCCCAGTGTCCCATGGCCGTCTCTGCTGCCCAGCCGGGACTGCCTGAGAAGGTTCGGGAAAGCAGCAGGGCCCCGCCACTCCACCTGCGTGCGGAGACATTTCCTGGCCATTCCTGTGGCTTTGCTGCCCCCGTCCCTCCAACACGGACAGTGGAAAGCAAGATGGCTGCCGCCATGCACTCCAGTGCGGCAGAAGCCAACAACAGTTCAAATTACCACTCCTTTGTCCCTTCGTCAGCCTCCGCGGATGATGTGCTGCCTTTGCCACCCCCCATCGCGCAGCCTAAGCATGCTTCTCAGAAGATAGCCTACTCCTCCTTTGCTAGGCCTGATGTCACCACAGAGCCCTTTGGTCCAGAAAACTGTTTGCATTTCAATATGACTCCAAACTGCCAGTTTCGCCCCCAGAGTGTACCTCCACACCACAATAAGTTGGAGCCACACCAGGTGTATGGCACCCGATCAGAGCCACCGGCCTCCATGGGTCCTCGCTATAACACCTATGTGGCACCGGGGAGAAGCATGTCTGGACACCACTCCAAGCCGTGTAGCCGGGTGGAGTATGTCTCTTCTCTGGGCTCCTCAGTTAGGAATCCTTGTTGCCCTGAAGACATTCTACCTTACCCTACCATCCGGAGAGTACAGTCCCTCCACGCGCCCCCGCCTTCCATGATCCGCTCTGTTCCCATTTCACGGACAGAAGTTCCCCCAGATGATGAACCAGCCTACTGCCCACGACCAGTCTACCAGTATAAGCCATACCAGTCCTCCCAGGCCCGCTCAGATTACCACGTAACACAGCTTCAGCCTTACTTTGAGAATGGACGGGTCCACTATCGGTATAGTCCGTACTCCAGCTCCTCGAGCTCCTATTACAGTCCTGATGGGGCCTTGTGTGACGTCGACGCCTACGGCACGGTCCAGCTGAGGCCCCTCCACCGCCTGTCCAATCGGGATTTTGCTTTCTACAATCCAAGGCTGCAAGGAAAGAATGTGTACAATTACGCTGGTTTGCCTCCACGCCCGCGGGCCAGTGCAACTGGCTATTTCTCCGGCAATGACCATAACGTGGTCAATATGCCCCCCACTGCTGACGTAAAGCACACGTACACTTCGTGGGACCTTGAGGACATGGAAAAATACCGCATGCAGTCCATCCGCAGAGAGAGTCGAGCACGGCAGAAGGTGAAAGGGCCCATCATGTCTCAGTACGACAACATGGCACCAGCTGTGCAGGACGACTTGGGAGGGATCTACGTCATCCATCTACGCAGCAAATCAGATCCTGGGAAAACTGGACTTCTCTCTgtggcagaggggaaggaggggcgGCACCCAGCCAAGGCTGTCAGCCCCGAGGGGGATGAGCGTTTCTACAGGAAGCACCCAGAGTCCGAATTTGACAGAGCCCACCATCATGGAGGgtttggcagcagccaggtaGAAAAGCCATCCCTCCCACAGAAGCAAAGCAGCCTTAGGAACAGAAAGCTTCACGATATGGGTTGTAGCCTCCCAGAGCACAGGGCGCACCAGGAAGCAAGCCATAGGCAGTTATGTGAGTCAAAAAATGGACCACCATATCCCCAGGGAGCTGGCCAGTTAGATTATGGGTCCAAAGGGATGCCAGACGCCTCTGAGCCAAACAGTTACCATAACTCTGGGAAATATGTCATGTCAGGGCAGGAGTCTCTAAGACTGAACCACAAGGAAGTGAGGCTTTCCAAAGACGTGGACAGGCCTCGAGCCAGGCAGCCACCGGCCCCCGAGAAACACTCCAGAGACTGCTACAAGGAGGAGGAGCACTTCACGCAGTCTATGGTCCCACCCCCCAAGCCAGAGAGGAGTCACAGCCTCAAACTGCACCACACCCAGAACCTGGAGAGGGACCCCAGCATGCTGTACCCGTATCAGACACACAGCAAGCGCCAGAGCAGTGTGACTGTCGTGTCCCAGTACGATAACCTGGAGGATTACCACTCCCTGCCCCAGCACCAGCGAGGAGGCTTTGGAGGGGGAGGCATGGGGGCCTATGTGCCCTCTGGCTTTGTCCATCCACAGAGCAGGACATACGCCACAGCGTTGGGTCAGGGGGCCTTCCTGCCCACAGAGCTGTCCTTGCCACATCCTGACACGCAGATCCATGCAGAATGAGCCCCGGGAGCAATAGAGTTGAAGCAGCCTCTGCTGGACAGTGgactgttctatttttttttttcaataaccaAAAAGATttaacgaaaaaaaaaaaaaaaagctacaaacCCCCTGGCCACACGAAAGAAGCATAATAAAATCAccaccttcccctcccactcATTACTGCCTCATCCATCTATAGGCTGTGTTGTTTGTCCTTAAAGAGATCTGGATGGTTGTAAAGGGCTGTGCTGAAAGCCTGGTAAAGAAATCCTCCATGCAGACCCTACTCGCTCTGTAGGGCTGATCTGTGGGACCCTGAGAACCTGCCTTCCACCCCCTGAGTTCAACTCTGACCTTCTTAGTACTTGCAACCTGGCTCAGAGCAGTTTGCCTCTATTTCCtggtgggtctctgcatttcctgTTGTGTTCCCACTGCCCTGCCCGGGGCCATGTAGCCTGCCCAGGTGGACTCTCCACTCTGTTCTGCTTTCATCATCTGTCCACAGTGGAGTCTAGTATCCCAAATTAGAGAGGAGCAAAGCACCCCGATCCTTGAACTACACCGCTTAGACTGCTAGCAGGTTAAAAGGTAAAGGAATTAGGGTTTTCAACCCTTAGCGCCACGTCACCGTTAGTAGCAAGTCTGGCGTGAGCTGCATCCTTCGCTGGCAGTGAACTCTGCTAGCAACAGTATCACTAGTGCTTTCCCTGTGCTACCCACCCGCACGGCCCACAAGAAGACCCCGCACACTTTAGTGCCAGGAAAGCAGTCATCCTGTTGGTTCTAAATCCAAAATAGTCGCAGGAAGAAAGGACCAGCATGGTCTAACTGGATAAATAAAGTTTCTTAGGGATTACAAGTGTTACTATGTTTCTAACGTAGAGTACAGATTCCCTGGGAATTTGTAAAATCCCTACAAACCGTTAGGAAGCCGCACATTGCTCATTGTCCCTGAGTGTACAGTCCCACGCATGCACTGGCATTCTGGGGGTCATGGTTTGACCCCCTCCGTTGTGTGGTCACAGGCTCCCCGCCGCCGCATTGTCACCAACACCAGCATTTCAGAATAGTTCTAACTCTCTAGACATGTCAAACATGTGACTACCCAGGACTTTCTTTTGAAAGTTGCATTCCTTATTGGGCTTGGGACAGGGGACCTCTCCGGCCCAGCTTCCCTCTGCTTTTCTCGTCCCATCCCACCATAGAGAGCGGAGACGGGTAAGGCAGTCCCGTGTTTAGGATGAGTTAGATTGGCATGTCATTCCATAAGTCACGTTAATACTTGAGTTTTGTACGTTTGTATCTTTTAAATACTCTGTAGGAGACATCATTCCATTTACTGGATGGCTGCTGCTCTGGCCTTTTAGGATGGGATTATCTTTTCTTTAGAGCCAAGGGAGAAGTCTGTAAGAGGCTAAAATcctgctgctgtcactgctgtgAAATTGTGAAAGACTAGATTCATGGCAGTCTTTGTAATTAAACCACATAGCTGCGTTTTTAAGGGTATCTACTTAGAAGTAAAGTTTTAAGAACACATTCCTATTTGGAGATAGTCTTCATGGTTTTATTTCCACATTGACCAGCGGGGTACAGTGAAGTTCAAAGCAGATATCTGGAAACACTAATACATGCAAAGGCCTGTGGGAACGTAGGCGTCTGCATTAAACGCACAGACCTGAGTGTCAGAGTGTCCAGAACCCCCGATGGGTGCTTCTACCTGGCGTGCAGAATGCAGGTGTGTGGAACGTTGCACACTATTTTTTTTAGCCTCCTTTTTTTTGTCAAGGAGGCAACTCATTGCCTCTTGAAGACCATACCAGCCTGGAACGCTGTCCTTAGCAGCGCAGCTCGGGTACAGAGGCCAGCACCACAGGCAGTGAGACAAGGAGCTTCAGTGACTTCAGGCCTCACCTGAAGAGAAGTGCTACAAGGTCCAGGCCACTCTCCATATTTGTGGATTCGTTTGTCACAGATACTGTTTACTCCTGAAACTAAAGTCTCTTTTATAAATGCTAAGGTTGATCCCTTAGAACAATTTCTTTATCAATAACACCCTTTGGGTTTAGAAAGGCcagaagaatattttaaagatagaatGATAACTCAGATTATTGGTATAAGTATGAAAATGCACTTTAGACGAAGTCTAGAGTTTGCCACTGTACGCAGCACCAGCCTTAGCTTCGGATTCGGCTGTTCCAACAGCCGTGCCCACGCGCTTCTCTAACACCGTGGAGGGCAGAGTCGGATGGCGAATCA
Protein-coding sequences here:
- the Arhgap32 gene encoding rho GTPase-activating protein 32 isoform X2, whose product is METESENSSVGDDSVFWLDSEGTAQLTDGEEEEREESFRKMKSSIHSEEDDFVPELHRNVHPRERPDWEETLSAMARGADVPEIPGDLTLKSCGSTASMKVKHVKKSTPPGLMGCDNIHRLPFTKGHFPKMAECAHFHYENVEFGSIQLSLSEEQNEIMKNGCESKELVYLVQIACQGKSWIVKRSYEDFRVLDKHLHLCIYDRRFSQLSELPRSDILKDSPESVTQMLAAYLSRLSTIAGNKINCGPALTWMEIDNKGNHLLVHEESSINTPAVGAAHVIKRYTARAPDELTLEVGDIVSVIDMPPKVLSTWWRGKHGFQVGLFPGHCVELINQKVPQSVTNSVPKPVSKKHGKLITFLRTFMKSRPTKQKLKQRGILKERVFGCDLGEHLLNSGFEVPQVLQSCTAFIERYGIVDGIYRLSGVASNIQRLRHEFDSEHVPDLTKEPYVQDIHSVGSLCKLYFRELPNPLLTYQLYEKFSDAVSAATDEERLIKIHDVIQQLPPPHYRTLEFLMRHLSLLADYCSITNMHAKNLAIVWAPNLLRSKQIESACFSGTAAFMEVRIQSVVVEFILNHVDVLFSGKISAVMQEGAASLTRPKSLLVSSPSTKLLTLEEAQARTQAQVNSPIVTENKYIEVGEGPAALQGKFHTIIEFPLERKRPQNKMKKSPVGSWRSFFNLGKSSSVSKRKLQRNESEPSEMKAMALKGGRAEGTLRSAKSEESLTSLHAVDGDSKLFRPRRPRSSSDALSASFNGDVLGNRCNSYDNLPHDNESEEEVGLLHIPALVSPHSAEDVDLSPPDIGVASLDFDPMSFQCSPPKAESECLESGASFLDSLGFTRDKLGASKKDVEAGGSQSQTPGSTASSEPVSPVQEKLSPFFTLDLSPTEDKSCKPSSFTEKVVYAFSPKIGRKLSKSPSMNISEPISVTLPPRVSEVIGTVSNTVSQNASPPSWDKSVEERDVINRSPTQLGKMKPGEREAQERCEPEAQPQEQGAAEEVELPGTEERPVSSSQSKAVPSGQSQTGAVTHDPPQDPVPVSSVSLIPPPPPPKNVARMLALALAESAQQASTQTLKRPGPSQAGCTSYGDMAVATSEEKLPSSYSSVTLDKTYFQTDRPAEQFHLQINGLGNCNQPLPETAAMGGPTHPNTTDSGEQLHQVDLIGNSLHRNHLSGDPEKARSTSAPLTDSEKSDGHGSFPEDHAGKTSVSTVSFVEQDQSPLHFSSGDQPLSYLGTSMDKPHHSSELTEKSPMPSTLPRDKAHPLSGSPEENTSTATMAYMMTTPPRAETSTREASRAMAVQPTAADFVAATLQRAHRTNRPLPPPPSQRPTEQPPGVGQVQEAPSIGVNNSHKVQGAAPAPERPPEPRAMADPASIFVSDGSAAAQCPMAVSAAQPGLPEKVRESSRAPPLHLRAETFPGHSCGFAAPVPPTRTVESKMAAAMHSSAAEANNSSNYHSFVPSSASADDVLPLPPPIAQPKHASQKIAYSSFARPDVTTEPFGPENCLHFNMTPNCQFRPQSVPPHHNKLEPHQVYGTRSEPPASMGPRYNTYVAPGRSMSGHHSKPCSRVEYVSSLGSSVRNPCCPEDILPYPTIRRVQSLHAPPPSMIRSVPISRTEVPPDDEPAYCPRPVYQYKPYQSSQARSDYHVTQLQPYFENGRVHYRYSPYSSSSSSYYSPDGALCDVDAYGTVQLRPLHRLSNRDFAFYNPRLQGKNVYNYAGLPPRPRASATGYFSGNDHNVVNMPPTADVKHTYTSWDLEDMEKYRMQSIRRESRARQKVKGPIMSQYDNMAPAVQDDLGGIYVIHLRSKSDPGKTGLLSVAEGKEGRHPAKAVSPEGDERFYRKHPESEFDRAHHHGGFGSSQVEKPSLPQKQSSLRNRKLHDMGCSLPEHRAHQEASHRQLCESKNGPPYPQGAGQLDYGSKGMPDASEPNSYHNSGKYVMSGQESLRLNHKEVRLSKDVDRPRARQPPAPEKHSRDCYKEEEHFTQSMVPPPKPERSHSLKLHHTQNLERDPSMLYPYQTHSKRQSSVTVVSQYDNLEDYHSLPQHQRGGFGGGGMGAYVPSGFVHPQSRTYATALGQGAFLPTELSLPHPDTQIHAE